The following proteins come from a genomic window of Leptospira andrefontaineae:
- a CDS encoding amidohydrolase family protein: MAAQIRKISGKFQNSKGSFIGIVELDPKTGLILSIQKDKVLQSSNAEELAFDPDKFTIFSGFGDIHVHAREDESGKHKYKEDFLSAGNAAINGGVIHIADMPNNPIPPTDDTTYSKKRELADHSPVRITLYAGIGPHTKPLKAHVPYKAFMGPSIGELFFYSNEQLEETIRHYKGCNISFHCEDPEILEKSQNETYHEDRRPAIAETLATDFALYLIEKYELVGKLCHYSTEEGLKKIIDARKRGVKVKCEVTPTHLYFDRTMLTDENRHWFQMNPPLRGPEDKLALLQGVKEGWIDFLATDHAPHSIEEKLKGTSGISQLDTYSLFVTWLHKTAGISLEKISEICAENPGDFVAEFLPKEYGKGFGKIEEGYCGSFTVLDFQTPTTFKKEDIKSKSGWSPFEGVTFPGSIASVIHLGKKVR, translated from the coding sequence ATGGCTGCTCAGATTCGAAAAATATCCGGAAAATTCCAAAACTCCAAAGGATCTTTTATAGGTATAGTGGAGTTGGACCCGAAAACAGGCCTGATACTATCTATTCAGAAAGACAAAGTATTACAATCTTCTAATGCAGAAGAACTTGCGTTCGATCCTGATAAGTTTACGATCTTTTCAGGCTTCGGCGATATTCATGTTCATGCAAGAGAGGATGAATCCGGAAAACATAAATACAAAGAAGATTTTTTATCTGCAGGGAATGCTGCGATCAACGGAGGTGTGATCCATATCGCAGACATGCCTAATAACCCGATCCCTCCTACCGACGACACTACTTATTCCAAAAAAAGAGAACTCGCGGATCATTCTCCTGTTCGTATCACTTTGTATGCCGGCATCGGGCCTCATACAAAACCTCTCAAGGCCCATGTCCCATATAAAGCATTCATGGGGCCTTCTATTGGAGAATTATTCTTTTATTCCAATGAGCAGTTAGAAGAGACGATCCGTCATTATAAAGGATGTAATATTAGTTTTCATTGTGAAGACCCTGAAATTTTAGAAAAAAGCCAAAACGAAACATATCATGAGGATAGAAGGCCCGCTATTGCCGAGACTTTAGCTACCGACTTTGCGTTATATCTGATCGAAAAGTATGAGCTAGTTGGAAAGTTATGCCATTATTCTACGGAAGAAGGTCTGAAGAAAATCATAGATGCTAGGAAGAGAGGAGTCAAAGTAAAATGTGAAGTGACTCCAACTCATTTGTACTTTGATAGAACCATGCTCACGGATGAAAATCGTCATTGGTTCCAGATGAATCCACCTTTAAGAGGACCGGAAGATAAATTAGCTCTACTCCAAGGAGTCAAAGAAGGTTGGATCGACTTCTTAGCTACTGATCATGCCCCACATTCTATAGAAGAAAAACTAAAGGGTACGTCCGGTATTTCTCAACTAGATACTTATTCTTTATTCGTGACCTGGTTGCATAAAACTGCGGGGATCTCTTTGGAAAAAATTTCAGAGATCTGTGCGGAGAATCCCGGAGATTTTGTAGCAGAGTTTTTACCTAAAGAATACGGAAAAGGTTTTGGAAAGATCGAAGAAGGTTATTGCGGAAGTTTTACTGTTCTGGATTTTCAAACTCCGACTACATTCAAAAAAGAAGATATAAAAAGTAAAAGCGGTTGGTCTCCTTTTGAAGGAGTTACCTTTCCTGGAAGTATCGCTTCTGTCATTCACCTCGGAAAAAAGGTAAGGTAG
- a CDS encoding methylated-DNA--[protein]-cysteine S-methyltransferase, producing MILSKEIQSPLGILLAGAVEEGICLLEFTEKERLDLQLTRLKKVFGEDIQPGESKFFDQLEEQLNEYFEGKRKDFDIPLVVLGTDFQKKAWEALHSVVYGKTNSYEAQAIRIGDKNAVRAVAKANGENRIAILIPCHRIVGKSGDLTGYGGGLWRKKFLLELEQKFSDSPTLPFFRGE from the coding sequence ATGATCCTCAGTAAAGAAATCCAATCCCCTTTAGGAATACTTCTCGCGGGCGCGGTGGAAGAAGGTATCTGCCTTTTGGAATTCACAGAAAAAGAGAGGTTGGACCTCCAACTCACTCGTCTTAAAAAAGTTTTCGGCGAGGATATCCAACCGGGAGAAAGTAAATTTTTCGATCAGTTAGAAGAACAGCTTAATGAATATTTCGAAGGGAAAAGGAAAGACTTCGACATTCCTCTGGTGGTCCTAGGCACTGACTTTCAGAAAAAAGCCTGGGAAGCACTACATTCCGTCGTTTACGGAAAAACAAATTCTTACGAGGCTCAGGCGATCAGGATCGGAGATAAAAACGCAGTCCGAGCAGTTGCCAAAGCAAATGGAGAAAATCGGATCGCTATTTTGATCCCATGTCATAGGATCGTTGGCAAGAGTGGAGATCTAACAGGATACGGTGGGGGTCTTTGGAGAAAAAAATTCCTGCTCGAATTAGAACAAAAATTTTCTGATTCTCCTACCTTACCTTTTTTCCGAGGTGAATGA
- a CDS encoding SDR family NAD(P)-dependent oxidoreductase, translated as MDTQLKDKIALVTGSTAGIGLAIATGLAAEGAQVIVNGRTKARVEEAISNIQKKVPKANLLGVEADFSSKEEVNKITSKFTNIDILVNNVGIFEPKDFVDIPDEDWIRFFEVNVLSGVRLSRAYLPSMLKKNWGRIIFISSESGIQIPNEMIHYGVTKSAQISLGRGIAELTKGTNVTVNSILPGPTRSEGVEGFLEDLAKQQNVSTSTVEKEFFKNARPTSLLQRFATVEEVANLAVYLSSPLSSATNGAALRVDGGVVKSAF; from the coding sequence ATGGATACCCAACTCAAAGATAAAATTGCATTAGTTACAGGATCAACCGCAGGAATCGGGCTAGCAATCGCCACTGGCCTAGCGGCAGAAGGGGCGCAGGTCATAGTAAACGGTAGGACCAAGGCAAGAGTAGAAGAGGCAATCTCTAACATTCAGAAAAAAGTTCCCAAAGCAAATCTTCTCGGTGTAGAAGCCGATTTTTCAAGTAAGGAAGAAGTAAATAAAATTACATCAAAATTTACTAATATAGATATTCTTGTGAATAATGTTGGGATTTTCGAGCCTAAAGATTTTGTAGATATCCCGGACGAAGATTGGATCCGTTTTTTCGAAGTGAATGTTCTTAGTGGAGTAAGACTTTCCAGAGCTTATTTACCTTCTATGCTTAAAAAGAATTGGGGAAGGATCATATTTATATCGAGTGAATCCGGGATACAGATCCCGAATGAAATGATCCATTATGGAGTTACAAAAAGTGCACAGATTTCCTTAGGCCGGGGAATTGCAGAACTCACAAAAGGAACCAATGTAACTGTGAATTCTATTCTGCCAGGACCAACTCGATCCGAAGGTGTAGAAGGATTTCTTGAAGATCTTGCTAAACAACAAAACGTTTCCACTTCAACTGTGGAAAAAGAATTTTTCAAAAACGCAAGACCAACTTCTCTTTTACAAAGATTCGCAACAGTGGAAGAAGTTGCAAATCTTGCTGTTTATCTTTCTTCTCCACTTTCTTCCGCAACAAATGGTGCTGCACTTCGTGTGGATGGTGGAGTGGTTAAGTCTGCATTCTAA
- a CDS encoding LLM class flavin-dependent oxidoreductase, producing MIRLSVLDQSPIRKGGTASQAVQETIELAKLTDRLGYHRYWVSEHHNILGLAGSSPEVLISHLAGETKGIRMGSGGIMLPNHSSLKVAENFRMLETLFPGRIDLGLGRAPGGDRLTAAILNPSNSFVQNDFIQQLMDLRDFLTDNAEPDSIQEKVKAIPVAETCPELWILTSSGESALIAAHFGMALSFAQFINPTGGYASIRAYKERFQPSDALSIPHASVGIFVLCAETKEKAEELQAVMDRQLLNIEKGISEGILSYEEIKPYVYSDMERVRLLHNRGRMIVGTPDTVKKRILDLTKEYGIDEVVVSTITYDFKDRVRSYELLAETFELEKRL from the coding sequence ATGATCCGATTAAGTGTTTTAGATCAGTCTCCAATTCGTAAAGGAGGGACAGCGAGCCAGGCGGTCCAGGAGACGATTGAACTTGCGAAACTTACTGATAGACTGGGTTATCACAGATATTGGGTTTCAGAACACCATAATATTCTTGGGTTAGCAGGATCTTCTCCCGAGGTATTGATCTCACATCTTGCCGGCGAAACAAAAGGGATACGAATGGGTTCCGGCGGGATTATGCTTCCAAATCATAGTTCACTTAAGGTGGCCGAAAATTTTAGGATGCTCGAAACTTTATTTCCGGGAAGAATAGATCTTGGGCTTGGAAGAGCACCCGGTGGAGATCGACTAACAGCCGCTATATTGAATCCTTCTAACAGTTTTGTTCAAAATGATTTCATCCAACAATTGATGGATCTGCGAGATTTCTTGACGGATAACGCGGAACCTGATTCTATCCAAGAGAAGGTAAAAGCGATCCCTGTTGCAGAAACCTGTCCCGAACTTTGGATCTTAACTTCCAGCGGAGAAAGTGCTTTGATCGCTGCTCATTTTGGAATGGCTCTATCTTTTGCTCAATTCATTAATCCAACCGGAGGATATGCGAGTATCCGAGCTTATAAAGAAAGATTCCAACCTTCAGACGCACTTTCAATTCCTCATGCAAGCGTAGGAATATTTGTGTTATGTGCTGAAACAAAGGAGAAAGCAGAAGAACTACAAGCTGTAATGGACAGGCAACTTTTAAATATTGAAAAAGGAATTAGCGAGGGTATACTTTCTTACGAAGAAATTAAACCGTACGTGTATTCAGATATGGAGCGAGTCAGATTATTGCATAATCGCGGGAGAATGATTGTAGGAACTCCCGATACGGTTAAAAAAAGGATTTTAGATCTGACTAAAGAATATGGGATAGATGAAGTAGTGGTTTCCACGATCACATACGATTTTAAAGACAGAGTTCGTTCTTACGAACTTTTGGCAGAAACTTTCGAATTGGAAAAAAGATTATAA
- a CDS encoding acetyl-CoA C-acetyltransferase — translation MEEAVLLDGIRTPFGNFGGTLKDVSAVDLGVLVSKSLLERTGVNPSDIGESIFGNVVPTGKEAIYLARHIGLKTGLPITVPALTLNRLCGSGMEAIIQAAKKIYLGESEAVLAGGSESMSNAPYVVRNARWGVKYGSAEFEDSLEQGLTDQYVGLIMGATAENLADQYKISRAEQDEWAGISQTRAEKATVEGRLKEEILPVTVGGKKPVTLEKDEFIKGAASIEKLSGLRPAFREGGTVTAGNASGLNDGAAATIITSASYAKKIGKKPLAIIRGYGHAGCDPAKMGIGPALAIPIALKKAGLKLSDMSLVEVNEAFAAQYLAVQKELGLNPEITNVNGGAVAIGHPLGASGARVTITLAYELRRRKAKYGVASLCIGGGQGIALILENPEA, via the coding sequence ATGGAAGAAGCAGTTTTGTTGGACGGAATCCGTACCCCTTTCGGAAATTTCGGCGGAACATTAAAAGATGTAAGCGCAGTGGATTTAGGAGTATTGGTTTCTAAATCATTGTTGGAAAGAACAGGAGTGAATCCTTCCGATATAGGTGAGTCTATTTTCGGAAACGTCGTACCTACCGGTAAAGAAGCTATCTATCTAGCTAGACATATAGGACTCAAAACCGGATTACCGATCACAGTTCCAGCTTTAACTCTAAACAGACTTTGCGGTTCCGGAATGGAAGCAATCATTCAAGCAGCGAAAAAGATCTATTTGGGAGAATCGGAAGCGGTTCTTGCAGGCGGATCCGAATCCATGAGCAATGCACCTTATGTTGTGCGTAACGCAAGATGGGGAGTTAAATACGGTTCTGCTGAATTCGAAGATTCATTAGAGCAAGGATTAACCGACCAATATGTTGGTCTCATCATGGGAGCTACTGCGGAAAATCTTGCTGACCAATACAAGATCAGTAGAGCAGAACAAGACGAATGGGCAGGAATCTCCCAAACTAGAGCAGAAAAAGCTACGGTAGAAGGTAGACTAAAAGAAGAGATCCTTCCTGTAACTGTTGGCGGAAAAAAACCGGTTACATTAGAAAAAGATGAATTTATTAAAGGTGCAGCTTCCATCGAAAAACTTTCAGGACTAAGACCTGCATTCAGAGAAGGTGGAACGGTTACTGCAGGAAATGCATCCGGCCTGAATGACGGAGCTGCAGCAACTATCATAACTTCTGCTTCTTATGCTAAGAAGATCGGTAAAAAACCTTTGGCGATCATCAGAGGATACGGACATGCGGGATGTGATCCTGCAAAAATGGGAATCGGACCTGCGTTAGCAATTCCGATCGCTCTTAAAAAAGCAGGGTTAAAACTTTCCGACATGAGCCTTGTAGAAGTGAACGAGGCGTTTGCTGCTCAGTACCTCGCAGTTCAAAAAGAATTAGGACTAAATCCTGAGATCACAAACGTAAACGGTGGAGCAGTTGCAATCGGACATCCGCTCGGAGCAAGTGGCGCAAGAGTAACCATCACACTAGCTTACGAACTTAGAAGAAGAAAGGCAAAATACGGAGTCGCTTCTCTTTGTATCGGGGGCGGCCAAGGGATTGCTCTTATTCTGGAAAACCCGGAAGCATAA
- a CDS encoding neutral/alkaline non-lysosomal ceramidase N-terminal domain-containing protein: MKKFRLAIILPFLFLFFSGSAFSGTAKPQIKDFNFEAGMSKVDITGPPTGIMFWGYAQEGQKGEGIHLRQFARALVIKDPKTGKVLAYVTAELGGVPHEVQRDVVARLKKEVDQNFNLANVLLNASHTHSAPAGFFHYIQNSIYTTKFFPEYYSVITNGIFQAIKEAYSKREIAQLLIGTGTVEGAGVNRSLVAYQANPKAERDKYNSDTDKTMIQISVNTRRGVIGIVNWFGVHTTSMTFDNHLVSTDNKGYASYLSEFEAAKRGQKDFIAIFAQANEGDVTPNLNLNNTGPGKDMFESTKIIGERQYLASSKILNDDNLRALPSGLNYTQSFIDMPNSIVRKEFSETGKDERTCLSAYGYALAAGSTEEGGGHWLFHEGMKDEDRKFYIDWLAARLLQAPSDELRVCQKPKAILFPMGETKPDPSLSQILPLGLATIGDFALIVSPNEVTTMSSRRMKETVKNVLGSKIKDIALSGLTNDFAGYITTKEEYSTQQYEGGHTLHGPFSLDLFRQEYHRLANDLLQNKISVQGPFPKDLSSTVVGTDVPHRDKISSFDPKIKTPNESIAKTGESVSCEVSSVNPNISYPKQKSYFDVEKKEGDKWITAHTDSSWATKFYYKKSFLPLFDDKIRLIWETDKNDTPGVYRLKHSSFYLNKEGKEVPFSIDCPEFELK; this comes from the coding sequence ATGAAGAAATTCCGTTTAGCGATTATTCTTCCTTTCTTGTTTTTATTCTTTTCCGGGTCTGCATTTTCCGGAACAGCAAAACCTCAGATTAAAGATTTTAATTTCGAGGCTGGAATGTCCAAAGTAGATATAACAGGACCCCCAACCGGGATCATGTTCTGGGGTTATGCGCAAGAAGGACAAAAAGGAGAAGGTATACATCTTCGACAATTCGCAAGGGCCTTAGTAATCAAAGATCCTAAGACCGGAAAAGTTTTAGCTTATGTAACCGCAGAACTAGGCGGAGTTCCTCATGAAGTACAAAGAGATGTAGTAGCTCGACTAAAGAAGGAAGTGGATCAGAATTTTAATTTAGCGAATGTTCTACTGAACGCTTCTCACACTCATAGCGCTCCTGCAGGATTTTTCCATTATATTCAGAATTCAATATATACCACTAAATTTTTCCCTGAATACTATTCGGTAATTACAAATGGTATCTTTCAGGCGATCAAAGAGGCTTATTCTAAAAGAGAAATAGCCCAGCTATTAATAGGAACTGGTACTGTAGAAGGGGCAGGAGTAAATCGCTCTTTAGTGGCTTACCAAGCAAACCCAAAAGCAGAAAGAGATAAATATAATTCCGATACTGATAAAACAATGATCCAGATTTCCGTGAATACCAGAAGAGGTGTGATTGGGATCGTAAACTGGTTCGGAGTTCATACAACAAGTATGACTTTCGATAATCATTTAGTATCTACGGATAATAAAGGATACGCCTCTTATCTTTCGGAATTCGAAGCCGCAAAAAGAGGACAAAAAGATTTTATCGCAATCTTTGCCCAGGCAAACGAAGGAGATGTGACTCCAAACCTAAACCTGAACAATACCGGTCCTGGAAAAGATATGTTCGAGAGCACAAAGATCATTGGAGAAAGACAATATCTTGCGAGTTCTAAGATCTTGAATGATGATAATCTTAGAGCGTTACCTTCCGGCCTCAATTATACTCAGTCTTTTATAGATATGCCGAACTCAATCGTTCGTAAGGAATTTTCAGAAACCGGAAAGGACGAAAGGACTTGTTTGTCCGCATACGGATATGCTTTAGCAGCAGGTTCTACGGAAGAAGGTGGAGGACATTGGCTTTTTCACGAAGGAATGAAGGATGAAGATAGAAAATTCTATATTGATTGGTTAGCTGCAAGATTACTCCAAGCTCCAAGTGATGAATTAAGAGTTTGTCAAAAACCTAAAGCGATCCTTTTCCCAATGGGAGAAACAAAACCGGATCCTTCTCTTTCTCAAATCCTGCCCTTGGGACTCGCAACAATCGGTGATTTTGCTTTGATTGTTTCACCTAACGAAGTCACTACGATGTCCAGCAGAAGGATGAAAGAAACTGTCAAAAACGTTTTAGGATCTAAGATCAAAGACATAGCTCTTTCAGGGCTGACCAATGATTTTGCAGGATATATCACCACTAAAGAAGAATATTCTACCCAACAATATGAAGGCGGTCATACTCTTCATGGGCCTTTCAGCTTAGATCTTTTTAGACAAGAATACCACAGGCTTGCAAATGATCTTTTGCAAAATAAGATAAGTGTTCAAGGACCTTTTCCTAAAGATCTGAGTTCTACGGTCGTAGGGACAGACGTTCCTCATAGAGATAAGATCTCTTCATTCGATCCCAAAATCAAAACTCCGAACGAGAGTATCGCAAAGACAGGAGAATCCGTTTCTTGCGAAGTGAGTTCCGTAAATCCGAACATCTCCTATCCAAAACAAAAATCCTATTTTGATGTAGAGAAGAAAGAAGGTGATAAATGGATTACTGCTCATACAGATTCCAGCTGGGCCACTAAATTCTATTATAAAAAATCATTCTTACCTTTGTTTGACGATAAGATCCGATTGATTTGGGAAACAGATAAGAATGATACTCCTGGAGTATATAGGCTGAAACATTCTTCCTTCTATCTTAATAAAGAAGGGAAAGAAGTCCCATTCTCCATTGATTGCCCCGAATTCGAATTAAAATAG
- a CDS encoding acetoacetate decarboxylase family protein codes for MKATASSKVKPKTKASKTTQHSPKKATNTKSKTGSPKRHFPAPWSLTGEGFLFPLFGRKSYNSEMAFLDEEDRKSFKGGLGSLMLVNYERSDVGPYYELLYIPGNFEHKDTNYKRITRIFVSSQTSVDEGIRNWAIPKERADFIWKKEGSVTKIEVSRDGKTFFKIKIRTLGFNFPVSTSILPYVLLQKAEDGSKLSTAFIGTGKGKFARIESVWSDETIFPDFIKGGGLKTGIGASPFHLTFPVAENVE; via the coding sequence ATGAAAGCAACCGCCTCTTCCAAGGTTAAACCAAAGACCAAAGCCTCAAAAACCACACAACATTCCCCTAAAAAAGCCACAAACACTAAGAGCAAAACAGGGTCCCCTAAGAGACATTTTCCGGCTCCTTGGTCATTAACAGGAGAAGGATTCCTATTCCCGCTTTTCGGTAGGAAGTCCTACAATTCTGAAATGGCATTTTTAGATGAAGAAGATCGTAAGTCCTTCAAAGGAGGGCTTGGTTCCTTGATGTTAGTGAATTACGAAAGATCAGATGTTGGACCTTATTATGAACTTTTATATATTCCGGGAAATTTTGAGCATAAAGATACAAATTATAAAAGGATCACTCGTATTTTTGTATCTAGCCAAACTTCCGTAGACGAAGGAATTCGCAATTGGGCCATCCCAAAAGAAAGAGCAGACTTCATTTGGAAAAAAGAAGGTTCAGTAACTAAGATAGAAGTTTCCAGAGATGGAAAAACTTTTTTCAAAATTAAGATTCGTACATTAGGTTTTAATTTTCCAGTAAGCACTTCTATTCTTCCTTATGTTCTTTTGCAAAAAGCAGAAGATGGATCCAAACTAAGTACGGCATTTATAGGCACAGGTAAGGGAAAATTCGCAAGAATAGAATCCGTTTGGTCCGATGAAACTATCTTTCCAGACTTTATCAAAGGTGGAGGATTGAAAACAGGAATAGGAGCCTCTCCTTTTCATCTCACCTTCCCTGTTGCGGAAAACGTAGAATAA
- a CDS encoding TetR/AcrR family transcriptional regulator, translating to MTAVAAPRPRRRTRNSLNKESIVQAALDILNEEGIDGLSMRRIAEKLDCSVASPYSHFKSQQDIIKIIISQGEAQLTETLRASRLNGKNAYEKLTLIARAYYDFSGNNQELHKVMFNTVHGHMHRKAFPKLPTSYRVFLETIRAGVRSGEFKIKEEDYPSLARTMYSWMYGIIVLDMTGMLKKRGIGDPLDEGFLFFRKILLDKE from the coding sequence ATGACTGCAGTAGCTGCTCCGCGTCCTAGAAGGCGCACTAGAAATAGTTTAAATAAAGAATCCATCGTCCAGGCGGCATTGGATATACTGAACGAAGAGGGAATTGATGGGCTTTCCATGAGAAGGATCGCCGAGAAGTTGGATTGCAGCGTTGCAAGTCCTTATTCTCACTTCAAAAGCCAACAAGATATCATCAAAATTATCATTTCCCAGGGAGAAGCTCAGTTAACCGAAACTCTTAGAGCTTCCAGACTGAACGGAAAAAATGCTTACGAAAAATTAACCCTGATCGCAAGGGCTTATTATGATTTTTCCGGGAATAACCAAGAACTACATAAGGTAATGTTTAACACGGTTCATGGGCATATGCACAGGAAAGCGTTCCCTAAACTTCCAACCAGTTATAGAGTATTTTTGGAAACTATCCGAGCGGGCGTTAGATCGGGAGAATTCAAAATTAAAGAAGAAGATTATCCTTCTCTCGCAAGAACAATGTATTCCTGGATGTACGGGATCATCGTTTTAGATATGACTGGAATGCTCAAAAAAAGAGGGATCGGCGATCCTCTTGACGAAGGTTTTCTATTTTTCCGTAAAATTCTTTTAGATAAAGAATGA
- a CDS encoding alpha/beta fold hydrolase yields the protein MRKKYLLALAVIVLIVLTALPFVRSREKIELNESVRSGVSGQFAELPLGWTHFELSGPEKGNLVVLVHGFSTPYFIWDSVQKSLTDAGFRVLRFDLYGRGYSDRPDTVYNLDLFNTQISDLLNFLHISDSFDIMGLSMGGPIVAHYVSKHPDRIKKVVLVDPFTSKTNTFPLTIPLIGEYLNSAVYIPSLPKGISADFVDPSKVPNGWVEKYETQLSFKGFGRAILSTIRNIISFDPKPEFEKLALTKKQVLIFWGDQDHTTPLEKGEYVKGLLGAEFILVKDAGHLPHIEKPDIVLPAISKFLSK from the coding sequence ATGAGAAAGAAATACCTACTCGCCTTAGCGGTAATTGTACTGATCGTACTTACCGCATTACCATTCGTACGCTCTAGAGAAAAAATCGAATTAAACGAATCGGTCCGTTCCGGAGTCTCGGGTCAATTTGCTGAACTTCCTTTAGGTTGGACTCACTTCGAATTGTCCGGACCTGAAAAAGGAAATCTTGTAGTTTTAGTTCATGGATTTTCTACTCCCTATTTTATCTGGGATTCTGTTCAAAAATCTTTGACGGATGCGGGTTTCCGAGTTTTACGTTTCGATCTTTATGGTAGAGGATATTCCGACAGACCTGATACGGTTTACAATCTGGATCTGTTTAATACTCAGATCTCTGATCTATTAAATTTTCTGCATATATCCGATTCTTTCGATATAATGGGACTTTCTATGGGCGGTCCTATAGTCGCTCATTACGTTTCCAAACATCCTGATAGGATTAAAAAAGTGGTTTTGGTAGATCCGTTTACTTCCAAAACGAATACATTTCCTCTGACTATTCCTTTGATCGGAGAGTATTTAAATTCTGCTGTTTACATACCGTCTTTGCCCAAGGGGATCTCTGCTGATTTTGTAGATCCTTCTAAGGTTCCAAACGGTTGGGTAGAGAAGTATGAGACCCAACTTAGTTTTAAGGGTTTTGGAAGAGCGATCCTATCTACGATCCGGAATATTATTTCTTTCGATCCTAAGCCTGAATTTGAAAAGTTAGCCTTAACTAAAAAACAAGTACTGATTTTTTGGGGAGATCAGGATCATACTACTCCTTTGGAAAAAGGCGAGTATGTGAAGGGGCTTTTGGGAGCTGAGTTTATTTTGGTGAAGGATGCCGGGCATCTACCTCATATAGAAAAGCCGGATATAGTTCTTCCGGCTATCTCTAAGTTTTTATCCAAGTAG
- a CDS encoding rhodanese-like domain-containing protein: protein MNPKELKNRLDARKSGSDDFYLLDVRNPNEQEISTIDGTDLLIPVAELPARIGELDSWKSSGKEIIVYCRSGARSANACGVLKSTGFSKVFNLEGGILLYSDEVDPTLAKY, encoded by the coding sequence ATGAATCCAAAAGAATTAAAAAACAGATTAGATGCCAGAAAATCAGGAAGCGACGATTTTTATCTTCTGGATGTACGTAACCCGAACGAACAAGAAATAAGCACTATCGATGGAACGGATCTTTTGATCCCTGTTGCCGAATTGCCTGCTCGTATTGGAGAATTGGATTCTTGGAAATCTTCCGGAAAAGAAATTATTGTATATTGCCGCTCCGGAGCAAGATCAGCAAATGCCTGCGGAGTTTTAAAATCCACAGGATTTTCCAAAGTATTTAATTTAGAAGGCGGGATCCTTTTGTATTCCGACGAAGTGGATCCAACTCTAGCTAAATATTAA